In Vigna angularis cultivar LongXiaoDou No.4 chromosome 8, ASM1680809v1, whole genome shotgun sequence, one DNA window encodes the following:
- the LOC108345096 gene encoding wax ester synthase/diacylglycerol acyltransferase 4 isoform X1, with protein sequence MEAISEGEIMEPVSPTGQYLTSSSLSIYILAVMETELPIIDDSQTLPLLHNLFLPINPRFSSIMIRDKNGDKKWKKVEVKLEDHIKVPTFESGNNSSNLLYDEYLDEYMSKIAVEHLPQHRPLWELHIVKYPTSKGMGTLVFKLHHALGDGFSLMGALLSCMERADKVSLPFTLPSSQTPKTPMSNTKGLFKRLPSIFLRTVSDFGWSLLKSNLIEDDQTPIRSAAEDTKTRHINISDVSFSFDLIKEVKSKLGVSINDVLSGIIFFGIRLYMEEMSEKSREDHSTALVLLNTRNIEGYKSIKEMVEKRNSNSAWGNQYAFLHVPIPQLTDSKYANPLHFILEAHQEIAKKKTSFATPLTAMLLDTLRKLRGTEAAAKYLYSTLRNSSTTISNMIGPVEQMAVANIPIKGFYFMVAGSPESLTMTIMSYMGKIRIAFGVEKDFIDKQLFKSSLENSLQIIIEAARQIKA encoded by the exons ATGGAAGCAATTAGCGAGGGAGAGATTATGGAGCCAGTGAGTCCAACAGGGCAATACTTGACAAGCTCTTCACTCAGTATTTACATTCTTGCTGTCATGGAAACTGAGCTTCCCATTATCGATGACTCTCAAACTCTCCCACTTCTTCACAATCTCTTCCTTCCCATCAACCCTCGTTTCTCCTCTATCATG ATCAGGGACAAAAATGGAGATAAAAAGTGGAAGAAAGTTGAAGTGAAGCTTGAGGATCATATCAAAGTTCCTACATTTGAAAGTGGCAATAACTCTTCAAACTTGTTATATGATGAGTATCTTGATGAATACATGTCAAAAATAGCTGTGGAACACTTGCCACAACATAGACCCTTATGGGAACTTCACATTGTAAAGTACCCTACAAGCAAAGGCATGGGAACCTTGGTGTTCAAACTCCACCATGCCCTAGGGGATGGTTTCTCTCTCATGGGTGCCCTTCTTTCATGCATGGAAAGAGCTGACAAAGTCTCTCTACCCTTCACACTCCCATCAAGCCAAACACCCAAAACACCAATGTCCAACACCAAAGGGCTGTTCAAGAGATTGCCCTCCATTTTTCTTCGTACTGTTTCCGATTTTGGATGGAGCTTGTTGAAGAGTAACTTGATTGAAGATGACCAAACCCCCATTAGATCTGCTGCTGAAGACACCAAGACAAGACATATCAACATCTCCGATGTTTCTTTCTCCTTCGATCTTATCAAGGAAGTCAAATCTAAACTTGGAGTG AGCATAAATGATGTGCTTTCTGGGATAATATTCTTTGGAATTAGGCTATACATGGAAGAAATGAGTGAGAAATCAAGGGAGGATCATTCCACAGCACTGGTTCTGCTGAACACCAGAAACATTGAAGGGTACAAATCTATAAAGGAAATGGTGGAAAAGAGAAATAGCAATTCTGCATGGGGGAATCAATATGCCTTTTTGCATGTTCCAATTCCACAACTCACTGATTCCAAATATGCAAATCCTCTTCACTTTATTTTGGAAGCACATCAAGAGATAGCTAAAAAGAAAACTTCTTTCGCCACTCCTCTCACTGCCATGCTTCTCGATACACTCAGAAAACTAAGAGGAACTGAG GCTGCAGCTAAATACTTGTACTCAACCTTGAGAAACTCAAGCACAACAATCTCAAATATGATTGGACCAGTGGAACAAATGGCTGTGGCTAATATTCCAATCAAAGGATTTTATTTCATGGTGGCTGGTTCACCTGAG AGTCTGACCATGACAATCATGAGTTACATGGGAAAGATAAGAATTGCATTTGGAGTAGAAAAAGACTTTATCGATAAGCAATTGTTCAAGTCTTCTCTGGAAAATTCTCTTCAGATTATCATAGAAGCAGCAAGACAGATTAAGgcataa
- the LOC108345096 gene encoding wax ester synthase/diacylglycerol acyltransferase 4 isoform X2 gives MEAISEGEIMEPVSPTGQYLTSSSLSIYILAVMETELPIIDDSQTLPLLHNLFLPINPRFSSIMIRDKNGDKKWKKVEVKLEDHIKVPTFESGNNSSNLLYDEYLDEYMSKIAVEHLPQHRPLWELHIVKYPTSKGMGTLVFKLHHALGDGFSLMGALLSCMERADKVSLPFTLPSSQTPKTPMSNTKGLFKRLPSIFLRTVSDFGWSLLKSNLIEDDQTPIRSAAEDTKTRHINISDVSFSFDLIKEVKSKLGVSINDVLSGIIFFGIRLYMEEMSEKSREDHSTALVLLNTRNIEGYKSIKEMVEKRNSNSAWGNQYAFLHVPIPQLTDSKYANPLHFILEAHQEIAKKKTSFATPLTAMLLDTLRKLRGTEAAAKYLYSTLRNSSTTISNMIGPVEQMAVANIPIKGFYFMVAGSPEVAHQCMSTNHIDLAPTY, from the exons ATGGAAGCAATTAGCGAGGGAGAGATTATGGAGCCAGTGAGTCCAACAGGGCAATACTTGACAAGCTCTTCACTCAGTATTTACATTCTTGCTGTCATGGAAACTGAGCTTCCCATTATCGATGACTCTCAAACTCTCCCACTTCTTCACAATCTCTTCCTTCCCATCAACCCTCGTTTCTCCTCTATCATG ATCAGGGACAAAAATGGAGATAAAAAGTGGAAGAAAGTTGAAGTGAAGCTTGAGGATCATATCAAAGTTCCTACATTTGAAAGTGGCAATAACTCTTCAAACTTGTTATATGATGAGTATCTTGATGAATACATGTCAAAAATAGCTGTGGAACACTTGCCACAACATAGACCCTTATGGGAACTTCACATTGTAAAGTACCCTACAAGCAAAGGCATGGGAACCTTGGTGTTCAAACTCCACCATGCCCTAGGGGATGGTTTCTCTCTCATGGGTGCCCTTCTTTCATGCATGGAAAGAGCTGACAAAGTCTCTCTACCCTTCACACTCCCATCAAGCCAAACACCCAAAACACCAATGTCCAACACCAAAGGGCTGTTCAAGAGATTGCCCTCCATTTTTCTTCGTACTGTTTCCGATTTTGGATGGAGCTTGTTGAAGAGTAACTTGATTGAAGATGACCAAACCCCCATTAGATCTGCTGCTGAAGACACCAAGACAAGACATATCAACATCTCCGATGTTTCTTTCTCCTTCGATCTTATCAAGGAAGTCAAATCTAAACTTGGAGTG AGCATAAATGATGTGCTTTCTGGGATAATATTCTTTGGAATTAGGCTATACATGGAAGAAATGAGTGAGAAATCAAGGGAGGATCATTCCACAGCACTGGTTCTGCTGAACACCAGAAACATTGAAGGGTACAAATCTATAAAGGAAATGGTGGAAAAGAGAAATAGCAATTCTGCATGGGGGAATCAATATGCCTTTTTGCATGTTCCAATTCCACAACTCACTGATTCCAAATATGCAAATCCTCTTCACTTTATTTTGGAAGCACATCAAGAGATAGCTAAAAAGAAAACTTCTTTCGCCACTCCTCTCACTGCCATGCTTCTCGATACACTCAGAAAACTAAGAGGAACTGAG GCTGCAGCTAAATACTTGTACTCAACCTTGAGAAACTCAAGCACAACAATCTCAAATATGATTGGACCAGTGGAACAAATGGCTGTGGCTAATATTCCAATCAAAGGATTTTATTTCATGGTGGCTGGTTCACCTGAG GTTGCACATCAATGCATGTCAACCAATCACATAGACCTAGCCCCCACATATTAA